The proteins below come from a single Alligator mississippiensis isolate rAllMis1 chromosome 2, rAllMis1, whole genome shotgun sequence genomic window:
- the TTC31 gene encoding tetratricopeptide repeat protein 31 isoform X1 encodes MVDPLCPSLQVTGSSNHQKSARNGGLQEELDRIDELERILDSFGSSSSFDSEGEVQFEGEASAAPGIFCPFQKSFQCNTVPVGVRMPIPLGACPPDLMLPWQQVVTAEVAEKNAQELVAEEERVKRKAEKKRLKKKKQKDRKRQEKREQELRSKREAESTQPPLNGTVVMVTLENGTAGGALPAPTTGPLKPGKAMAPLPELRPPQAPSSADASTEEETEDELDLSSTFVSKARRKVGTRPATPRRERPARASNKDLEPEPEPAAPAEVPRPAPDVSAVEQSMVLAEHGNAAAARGCYEEAVCCFTEAVKLNPRDYRLFGNRSYCYEKMRQHTEALSDAQVALSLRPHWPKGCFRKGKALMGLQRYAEAEHTFEQLLRLDGSHADAAAQLEICRQLRSLGHSTGSWYSEPSSPIEALLRDMRSWSLLHGEQVDASILPDRAENTDSGFVTIVNPRNRAKGPVRLEAPTPTPTSSQLPRGWFAVWVGNVTSRITLKQLYAYFGPFGPIHSIRPIPEKFCAFVNYTQREAAEKAFAAMQGAEVEGTKLVLQLKHPVHRTPPVTHAQRPSAREPVRPPPGLERPPQQSSGRVQHPPQSQGPTRKPGPPR; translated from the exons ATGGTAGATCCCTTGTGTCCGTCTCTGCAAGTAACAGGGAGTAGCAACCATCAGAAATCCGCAAGAAACGGAG gcctgcaggaggagctggaccgCATTGATGAATTAGAAAGGATCTTGGACAGCTtcggctccagctccagcttcgaCTCGGAGGGCGAGGTCCAATTCGAGGGTGAGGCCAGCGCTGCCCCTGGCATCTTCTGCCCCTTCCAGAAGTCGTTTCAGTGCAACACGGTGCCCGTGGGTGTCCGCATGCCCATCCCCTTGGGCGCCTGCCCACCTGACCTGatgctgccctggcagcaggtggtgACCGCCGAG GTGGCCGAGAAGAACGCGCAGGAGCTGGTGGCCGAGGAGGAGAGAGTGAAGAGGAAAGCGGAGAAGAAGAGGCTGAAGAAGAAG AAGCAGAAGGACCGGAAGAGGCAGGAGAAACGCGAGCAGGAGCTGAGGAGCAAGCGGGAGGCTGAGTCG ACTCAGCCTCCCTTGAATGGGACCGTGGTCATGGTCACGCTGGAAAACGGCACCGCAGGGGGTGCGCTGCCTGCTCCAACCACAGGACCCCTGAAGCCTGGCAAggccatggctcccctgccagaGCTCCGGCCGCCCCAAGCACCCAGCAGCGCAGATGCCAGCACAGAGGAGGAGACGGAG GACGAGCTTGACCTGAGCAGCACCTTCGTCTCTAAAGCACGGCGCAAGGTGGGCACCAGGCCGGCCACGCCACGCAGGGAGAGGCCAGCCCGAGCCAGCAACAAggatctggagccagagccagagccggcTGCCCCAGCAGAG GTCCCGCGACCGGCACCAGACGTGAGTGCAGTGGAGCAGAGTATGGTCCTGGCAG agcATGGGAACGCGGCGGCCGCGCGGGGCTGCTACGAGGAAGCTGTGTGCTGCTTCACCGAGGCCGTCAAGCTGAACCCACGGGACTACCG GCTTTTCGGGAATCGGTCATACTGCTACGAGAAGATGCGGCAGCACACGGAGGCTCTGAGCGATGCCCAGGTGGCCCTAAGCCTCCGGCCTCACTGGCCCAAGGGCTGCTTCCGCAAGGGCAAGGCCCTCATGGGGCTGCAG CGCTACGCAGAGGCTGAGCACACCTTTGAGCAGCTCCTGCGGCTGGATGGCTCTCACGCCGACGCGGCTGCCCAGCTGGAGATCTGCCGGCAGCTCCGCAGCCTG GGGCATAGCACCGGCAGCTGGTACAGTGAGCCGAGCAGTCCCATAGAAGCCTTGCTGAGGGACATGAggtcctggtccctgctgcatg GTGAGCAGGTTGATGCCAGCATCCTCCCGGACAGGGCTGAGAACACAGACAGCGGTTTCGTGACCATTGTGAACCCCAGGAACCGGGCAAAGGGGCCTGTCCGGCTGGAGGCCCCCACCCCGACCCCAACTTCCTCTCAGCTGCCCAG GGGGTGGTTCGCTGTGTGGGTTGGCAACGTCACGTCCCGCATCACCCTGAAGCAGCTGTATGCGTACTTTGGGCC GTTCGGGCCCATTCACTCCATCCGACCAATCCCGGAAAAGTTCTGCGCCTTTGTCAACTACACGCAGCGCGAGGCAGCTGAGAAGGCTTTCGCCGCCATGCAG GGGGCCGAGGTGGAAGGCACCAAGCTGGTGCTGCAGCTCAAACATCCCGTGCACCGGACACCACCCGTCACCCATGCCCAGCGGCCTTCGGCCAG GGAGCCCGTGCGCCCACCCCCCGGTCTCGAGCGCCCCCCACAGCAGAGCAGTGGCCGTGTCCagcacccaccccagagccaggggcccaccaGGAAGCCGGGGCCACCGCGGTAG
- the TTC31 gene encoding tetratricopeptide repeat protein 31 isoform X3, whose translation MCEALDSPCGAAWGSGAGQALAHLGQQPAAPCCPPPGGREERAGAGGRGGESEEESGEEEAEEEGKQKDRKRQEKREQELRSKREAESTQPPLNGTVVMVTLENGTAGGALPAPTTGPLKPGKAMAPLPELRPPQAPSSADASTEEETEDELDLSSTFVSKARRKVGTRPATPRRERPARASNKDLEPEPEPAAPAEVPRPAPDVSAVEQSMVLAEHGNAAAARGCYEEAVCCFTEAVKLNPRDYRLFGNRSYCYEKMRQHTEALSDAQVALSLRPHWPKGCFRKGKALMGLQRYAEAEHTFEQLLRLDGSHADAAAQLEICRQLRSLGHSTGSWYSEPSSPIEALLRDMRSWSLLHGEQVDASILPDRAENTDSGFVTIVNPRNRAKGPVRLEAPTPTPTSSQLPRGWFAVWVGNVTSRITLKQLYAYFGPFGPIHSIRPIPEKFCAFVNYTQREAAEKAFAAMQGAEVEGTKLVLQLKHPVHRTPPVTHAQRPSAREPVRPPPGLERPPQQSSGRVQHPPQSQGPTRKPGPPR comes from the exons ATGTGTGAGGCACTGGATTCTCcctgtggggctgcctggggctcgGGAGCGGGACAGGCACTGGCTCACTTGGGTCAGCAGcctgctgctccatgctgccCCCCTCCAGGTGGCCGAGAAGAACGCGCAGGAGCTGGTGGCCGAGGAGGAGAGAGTGAAGAGGAAAGCGGAGAAGAAGAGGCTGAAGAAGAAGGT AAGCAGAAGGACCGGAAGAGGCAGGAGAAACGCGAGCAGGAGCTGAGGAGCAAGCGGGAGGCTGAGTCG ACTCAGCCTCCCTTGAATGGGACCGTGGTCATGGTCACGCTGGAAAACGGCACCGCAGGGGGTGCGCTGCCTGCTCCAACCACAGGACCCCTGAAGCCTGGCAAggccatggctcccctgccagaGCTCCGGCCGCCCCAAGCACCCAGCAGCGCAGATGCCAGCACAGAGGAGGAGACGGAG GACGAGCTTGACCTGAGCAGCACCTTCGTCTCTAAAGCACGGCGCAAGGTGGGCACCAGGCCGGCCACGCCACGCAGGGAGAGGCCAGCCCGAGCCAGCAACAAggatctggagccagagccagagccggcTGCCCCAGCAGAG GTCCCGCGACCGGCACCAGACGTGAGTGCAGTGGAGCAGAGTATGGTCCTGGCAG agcATGGGAACGCGGCGGCCGCGCGGGGCTGCTACGAGGAAGCTGTGTGCTGCTTCACCGAGGCCGTCAAGCTGAACCCACGGGACTACCG GCTTTTCGGGAATCGGTCATACTGCTACGAGAAGATGCGGCAGCACACGGAGGCTCTGAGCGATGCCCAGGTGGCCCTAAGCCTCCGGCCTCACTGGCCCAAGGGCTGCTTCCGCAAGGGCAAGGCCCTCATGGGGCTGCAG CGCTACGCAGAGGCTGAGCACACCTTTGAGCAGCTCCTGCGGCTGGATGGCTCTCACGCCGACGCGGCTGCCCAGCTGGAGATCTGCCGGCAGCTCCGCAGCCTG GGGCATAGCACCGGCAGCTGGTACAGTGAGCCGAGCAGTCCCATAGAAGCCTTGCTGAGGGACATGAggtcctggtccctgctgcatg GTGAGCAGGTTGATGCCAGCATCCTCCCGGACAGGGCTGAGAACACAGACAGCGGTTTCGTGACCATTGTGAACCCCAGGAACCGGGCAAAGGGGCCTGTCCGGCTGGAGGCCCCCACCCCGACCCCAACTTCCTCTCAGCTGCCCAG GGGGTGGTTCGCTGTGTGGGTTGGCAACGTCACGTCCCGCATCACCCTGAAGCAGCTGTATGCGTACTTTGGGCC GTTCGGGCCCATTCACTCCATCCGACCAATCCCGGAAAAGTTCTGCGCCTTTGTCAACTACACGCAGCGCGAGGCAGCTGAGAAGGCTTTCGCCGCCATGCAG GGGGCCGAGGTGGAAGGCACCAAGCTGGTGCTGCAGCTCAAACATCCCGTGCACCGGACACCACCCGTCACCCATGCCCAGCGGCCTTCGGCCAG GGAGCCCGTGCGCCCACCCCCCGGTCTCGAGCGCCCCCCACAGCAGAGCAGTGGCCGTGTCCagcacccaccccagagccaggggcccaccaGGAAGCCGGGGCCACCGCGGTAG
- the TTC31 gene encoding tetratricopeptide repeat protein 31 isoform X2 yields the protein MPLVRRGAAEGPGQPARGLQEELDRIDELERILDSFGSSSSFDSEGEVQFEGEASAAPGIFCPFQKSFQCNTVPVGVRMPIPLGACPPDLMLPWQQVVTAEVAEKNAQELVAEEERVKRKAEKKRLKKKKQKDRKRQEKREQELRSKREAESTQPPLNGTVVMVTLENGTAGGALPAPTTGPLKPGKAMAPLPELRPPQAPSSADASTEEETEDELDLSSTFVSKARRKVGTRPATPRRERPARASNKDLEPEPEPAAPAEVPRPAPDVSAVEQSMVLAEHGNAAAARGCYEEAVCCFTEAVKLNPRDYRLFGNRSYCYEKMRQHTEALSDAQVALSLRPHWPKGCFRKGKALMGLQRYAEAEHTFEQLLRLDGSHADAAAQLEICRQLRSLGHSTGSWYSEPSSPIEALLRDMRSWSLLHGEQVDASILPDRAENTDSGFVTIVNPRNRAKGPVRLEAPTPTPTSSQLPRGWFAVWVGNVTSRITLKQLYAYFGPFGPIHSIRPIPEKFCAFVNYTQREAAEKAFAAMQGAEVEGTKLVLQLKHPVHRTPPVTHAQRPSAREPVRPPPGLERPPQQSSGRVQHPPQSQGPTRKPGPPR from the exons ATGCCCCTCGTGCGGCGGGGGGCGGCCGAGGGCCCCGGGCAGCCCGCCAGGG gcctgcaggaggagctggaccgCATTGATGAATTAGAAAGGATCTTGGACAGCTtcggctccagctccagcttcgaCTCGGAGGGCGAGGTCCAATTCGAGGGTGAGGCCAGCGCTGCCCCTGGCATCTTCTGCCCCTTCCAGAAGTCGTTTCAGTGCAACACGGTGCCCGTGGGTGTCCGCATGCCCATCCCCTTGGGCGCCTGCCCACCTGACCTGatgctgccctggcagcaggtggtgACCGCCGAG GTGGCCGAGAAGAACGCGCAGGAGCTGGTGGCCGAGGAGGAGAGAGTGAAGAGGAAAGCGGAGAAGAAGAGGCTGAAGAAGAAG AAGCAGAAGGACCGGAAGAGGCAGGAGAAACGCGAGCAGGAGCTGAGGAGCAAGCGGGAGGCTGAGTCG ACTCAGCCTCCCTTGAATGGGACCGTGGTCATGGTCACGCTGGAAAACGGCACCGCAGGGGGTGCGCTGCCTGCTCCAACCACAGGACCCCTGAAGCCTGGCAAggccatggctcccctgccagaGCTCCGGCCGCCCCAAGCACCCAGCAGCGCAGATGCCAGCACAGAGGAGGAGACGGAG GACGAGCTTGACCTGAGCAGCACCTTCGTCTCTAAAGCACGGCGCAAGGTGGGCACCAGGCCGGCCACGCCACGCAGGGAGAGGCCAGCCCGAGCCAGCAACAAggatctggagccagagccagagccggcTGCCCCAGCAGAG GTCCCGCGACCGGCACCAGACGTGAGTGCAGTGGAGCAGAGTATGGTCCTGGCAG agcATGGGAACGCGGCGGCCGCGCGGGGCTGCTACGAGGAAGCTGTGTGCTGCTTCACCGAGGCCGTCAAGCTGAACCCACGGGACTACCG GCTTTTCGGGAATCGGTCATACTGCTACGAGAAGATGCGGCAGCACACGGAGGCTCTGAGCGATGCCCAGGTGGCCCTAAGCCTCCGGCCTCACTGGCCCAAGGGCTGCTTCCGCAAGGGCAAGGCCCTCATGGGGCTGCAG CGCTACGCAGAGGCTGAGCACACCTTTGAGCAGCTCCTGCGGCTGGATGGCTCTCACGCCGACGCGGCTGCCCAGCTGGAGATCTGCCGGCAGCTCCGCAGCCTG GGGCATAGCACCGGCAGCTGGTACAGTGAGCCGAGCAGTCCCATAGAAGCCTTGCTGAGGGACATGAggtcctggtccctgctgcatg GTGAGCAGGTTGATGCCAGCATCCTCCCGGACAGGGCTGAGAACACAGACAGCGGTTTCGTGACCATTGTGAACCCCAGGAACCGGGCAAAGGGGCCTGTCCGGCTGGAGGCCCCCACCCCGACCCCAACTTCCTCTCAGCTGCCCAG GGGGTGGTTCGCTGTGTGGGTTGGCAACGTCACGTCCCGCATCACCCTGAAGCAGCTGTATGCGTACTTTGGGCC GTTCGGGCCCATTCACTCCATCCGACCAATCCCGGAAAAGTTCTGCGCCTTTGTCAACTACACGCAGCGCGAGGCAGCTGAGAAGGCTTTCGCCGCCATGCAG GGGGCCGAGGTGGAAGGCACCAAGCTGGTGCTGCAGCTCAAACATCCCGTGCACCGGACACCACCCGTCACCCATGCCCAGCGGCCTTCGGCCAG GGAGCCCGTGCGCCCACCCCCCGGTCTCGAGCGCCCCCCACAGCAGAGCAGTGGCCGTGTCCagcacccaccccagagccaggggcccaccaGGAAGCCGGGGCCACCGCGGTAG
- the LBX2 gene encoding transcription factor LBX2 isoform X4: MSSAKEARAAAAAAAAGLGPRAGGGERRRSPLDQLPPPASSNKPLTPFSIEDILSKPSPRKAPPGRAAPSPSPPAPAPAPARLPDKAAGGGGAPRAGLPAPSSPLCALEELASKTFKGLELSVLQAAEGRDPLGAFGPRPASKKRRKSRTAFTNHQIYELEKRFLYQKYLSPADRDHLAQQLGLSNAQVITWFQNRRAKLKRDLEEMKADVESLKKLPPAALEQLARLPELGEPRGGPASPPASPGAGSGPGLDPGPDPAARGFSEDDDEEIDVDD, translated from the exons ATGAGCTCCGCCAAGGAagcccgggcggcggcggcggcggcggcggcggggctggggccgcgggcgggcggcggggagcggcGGCGGAGCCCGCTGGACCAGCTGCCGCCGCCCGCCAGCTCCAACAAGCCGCTCACGCCCTTCAGCATCGAGGACATCCTGAGCAAGCCCTCGCCGCGCAAGGCGCCGCCCGGCCGCGCCGCGCCCTCGCCctcgcccccggccccggccccggccccggcccggctgcCGGACaaggcggcgggcggcggcggggcgccCCGGGCCGGGCTGCCCGCGCCCTCCTCGCCGCTCTGCGCCCTGGAGGAGCTGGCCAGCAAAACTTTCAAGGGGCTGGAGCTCAGCGTGCTGCAGGCGGCCGAAG GCCGGGACCCGCTGGGCGCCTTCGGGCCGCGGCCGGCGTCGAAGAAGCGGCGCAAGTCGCGCACCGCCTTCACCAACCACCAGATCTACGAGCTGGAGAAGCGGTTCCTCTACCAGAAGTACCTGTCGCCCGCGGACCGCGACCACCTGgcgcagcagctggggctcagcaACGCGCAGGTCATCACCTGGTTCCAGAACCGCCGCGCCAAGCTCAAGCGCGACCTGGAGGAGATGAAGGCGGACGTGGAGTCGCTCAAGAAGCTGCCGCCCGCCGCGCTGGAGCAGCTGGCCCGGCTGCCCGAGCTGGGGGAGCCCCGCGGCGGCCCGGCCTCGCCGCCCGCCTCGCCCGGCGCGGGCTCCGGCCCCGGCCTCGATCCCGGCCCCGACCCGGCCGCCCGCGGCTTCTCCGAGGACGACGACGAGGAGATCGACGTGGACGACTAG